Proteins encoded by one window of Carassius auratus strain Wakin chromosome 24, ASM336829v1, whole genome shotgun sequence:
- the xrcc2 gene encoding DNA repair protein XRCC2 isoform X1 — MEFRNYCAKINDMTARVRMAENGAQLVSRLEGRQSLRDIEPSIFPVDGGPGQGDVVEFHGSEGTGKTETLYHLITRCIMPVQSRGLEVAVVFVDTDYHFDMLRLVSVLEGRLAEDCKGGDGSENEPEERVRSCLGRLSVVHCNSSVQLLLTLHYLENTFSSQPSLGLLIIDSISSFYWVDRFNGGESTVCQEANLRKCAELLDRLRRNYGIVIFATTHAIMRNYGSDPGVSEVPGPSSSRRWRSADSVTDFDKPYLCRAWQRIVTHRMLFTKSHVSKDNKQVFSTACTSIMTKGVKRCSFHVMEDGIKFVCDK; from the exons ATGGAATTCCGAAATTATTGCGCGAAAATCAACGACATGACAGCACGAGTCAGAATGGCTGAGAATGGTGCACAG CTGGTAAGCAGACTTGAAGGGCGACAGTCATTGAGGGACATTGAACCCAGTATCTTTCCTGTCGACGGTGGTCCAGGTCAAG GTGACGTCGTGGAGTTTCATGGCTCGGAGGGCACAGGAAAGACCGAAACCTTGTACCACCTCATCACCCGCTGCATCATGCCAGTCCAGAGTAGAGGTCTGGAGGTGGCGGTGGTCTTCGTTGACACGGACTACCACTTTGACATGCTGCGCTTGGTGAGCGTTCTGGAGGGGCGTTTGGCTGAAGACTGTAAAGGGGGTGATGGTTCTGAAAATGAACCTGAGGAGAGGGTGCGTTCATGTCTGGGCAGGCTGTCTGTAGTTCACTGCAACAGCTCAGTGCAGCTCCTCCTAACCCTACACTACCTCGAAAACACCTTTTCCAGCCAGCCCTCCCTCGGCCTTCTGATCATCGACAGCATTTCTTCCTTCTACTGGGTGGACCGATTCAATGGCGGCGAGAGCACTGTTTGTCAGGAGGCTAACCTGAGGAAGTGTGCCGAGCTGCTGGACAGACTCCGCAGAAACTACGGCATTGTGATTTTTGCAACCACTCACGCCATAATGAGGAACTATGGATCTGATCCAGGGGTGTCAGAAGTGCCCGGCCCATCATCATCTCGCAGGTGGAGGTCAGCTGATAGTGTTACAGACTTTGACAAGCCCTACCTGTGTAGAGCATGGCAGAGAATAGTGACTCACAGAATGCTGTTCACTAAAAGTCATGTGTCGAAGGACAACAAGCAGGTTTTCTCCACAGCATGTACCAGCATAATGACCAAAGGTGTCAAAAGATGCTCGTTTCATGTCATGGAGGACGGTATTAAATTTGTATGTGACAAGTGA
- the xrcc2 gene encoding DNA repair protein XRCC2 isoform X2 — MLVHLNAPGGDVVEFHGSEGTGKTETLYHLITRCIMPVQSRGLEVAVVFVDTDYHFDMLRLVSVLEGRLAEDCKGGDGSENEPEERVRSCLGRLSVVHCNSSVQLLLTLHYLENTFSSQPSLGLLIIDSISSFYWVDRFNGGESTVCQEANLRKCAELLDRLRRNYGIVIFATTHAIMRNYGSDPGVSEVPGPSSSRRWRSADSVTDFDKPYLCRAWQRIVTHRMLFTKSHVSKDNKQVFSTACTSIMTKGVKRCSFHVMEDGIKFVCDK, encoded by the exons ATGTTGGTTCATTTGAACGCTCCAGGAG GTGACGTCGTGGAGTTTCATGGCTCGGAGGGCACAGGAAAGACCGAAACCTTGTACCACCTCATCACCCGCTGCATCATGCCAGTCCAGAGTAGAGGTCTGGAGGTGGCGGTGGTCTTCGTTGACACGGACTACCACTTTGACATGCTGCGCTTGGTGAGCGTTCTGGAGGGGCGTTTGGCTGAAGACTGTAAAGGGGGTGATGGTTCTGAAAATGAACCTGAGGAGAGGGTGCGTTCATGTCTGGGCAGGCTGTCTGTAGTTCACTGCAACAGCTCAGTGCAGCTCCTCCTAACCCTACACTACCTCGAAAACACCTTTTCCAGCCAGCCCTCCCTCGGCCTTCTGATCATCGACAGCATTTCTTCCTTCTACTGGGTGGACCGATTCAATGGCGGCGAGAGCACTGTTTGTCAGGAGGCTAACCTGAGGAAGTGTGCCGAGCTGCTGGACAGACTCCGCAGAAACTACGGCATTGTGATTTTTGCAACCACTCACGCCATAATGAGGAACTATGGATCTGATCCAGGGGTGTCAGAAGTGCCCGGCCCATCATCATCTCGCAGGTGGAGGTCAGCTGATAGTGTTACAGACTTTGACAAGCCCTACCTGTGTAGAGCATGGCAGAGAATAGTGACTCACAGAATGCTGTTCACTAAAAGTCATGTGTCGAAGGACAACAAGCAGGTTTTCTCCACAGCATGTACCAGCATAATGACCAAAGGTGTCAAAAGATGCTCGTTTCATGTCATGGAGGACGGTATTAAATTTGTATGTGACAAGTGA